One Papaver somniferum cultivar HN1 chromosome 10, ASM357369v1, whole genome shotgun sequence genomic window carries:
- the LOC113315618 gene encoding uncharacterized protein LOC113315618: protein MENQEKLQELTTFVADNTTSINEIKEEITSLKYSVADIGTQLRILIQLSQNTHQPPDPHSSGESQAESTNSLSDLRQIIKTLIPHNKSKFSRTPKVDFPRFNGSNPRRWALKCDRYFAFHKFPDEDRVDMAAIHFDSQVDSWFTNYQQEAEDQEQLSPDDSPVMSPSTPESPIEISMHALTGNVVHDTIRITGIHASPTGSMLVNVANGDSLISQGICQDLHWDLHGHKFCSNLRVLPLGGFDMVLGADWLQKLGDITFNFAQLKISFMHHESYITLQGSPSKPSINIISGSSFNKFIKDNTPTLIGQFFAIAHALPTPIPTPVQAIVDSFPDVFASPTALPPQRNLDHKIPLKPDSLPTSQKPYICPYIHKSLVEQLVQAMIYTGLIQPSNNPFASSILLVKKKNGTWRFCVDYRKLNELTVKDKFLIPLIDELLDELKGAIIFTKTDLRSGYHQVRVFGPDIFKTAFRTHHGHYEFKVMPFGLTNAHGVAADPAKISVMQTWPLPANLRQLRGFLGLIGYYRRFIKGYGNISKPLTYILKKDAFHWSAAAQEAFQALKYEMTRALVLALPDFTKQFILETNACDRGVGAVLMQEGRPLSFFSKALGPKTLALSTYERELLAIVMAVQKWRYYLSHSNFIIHTDHQSLQHLMNQRLSTTLQHKWLVKLMGFDYVIKYKKGQDNVVVDALSRLPTISADCNALTLSTRQWTKDIISSYECDPVAQQQISALLVSPPQSNFSYSHGILRFKGRLYIGSGNDVRHSIL, encoded by the exons ATGGAAAATCAAGAAAAACTTCAAGAACTTACTACTTTTGTTGCCGACAACACCACTTCAATTAATGAAATCAAGGAGGAAATTACTTCTCTGAAATATTCAGTAGCTGATATTGGTACCCAATTGAGAATTCTTATTCAATTATCACAGAACACTCATCAACCACCAGATCCACATTCCTCTGGTGAATCTCAAGCTGAATCTACTAATTCTTTATCAGATCTTCGGCAAATCATCAAGACCCTAATTCCTCACAACAAAAGTAAGTTCTCTCGCACACCTAAAGTTGATTTTCCGAGATTTAACGGTTCCAACCCTCGACGTTGGGCTCTTAAGTGTGACCGTTATTTTGCATTTCACAAATTTCCTGATGAGGATCGTGTAGATATGGCCGCTATACACTTTGACTCTCAGGTGGATTCATGGTTTACTAATTACCAACAAG AAGCAGAAGACCAAGAACAGTTGAGCCCTGATGACTCACCTGTTATGTCCCCTTCCACTCCTGAATCTCCTATTGAGATATCTATGCATGCCTTAACAGGGAATGTTGTTCATGATACAATCAGGATTACAG GCATTCATGCTTCTCCAACAGGGTCAATGTTAGTTAATGTGGCAAATGGAGACAGTCTCATAAGCCAAGGCATATGTCAAGACTTACATTGGGATCTGCATGGCCACAAATTTTGTTCTAATCTAAGGGTCTTACCATTAGGTGGTTTTGATATGGTATTGGGAGCTGACTGGTTACAAAAATTGGGAGACATTACCTTCAACTTTGCTCAACTTAAAATCTCATTTATGCATCATGAGAGCTACATCACACTTCAGGGCAGTCCTTCTAAACCCTCCATTAACATTATTTCTGGCTCTTCCTTCAATAAATTCATCAAAGATAACACACCAACATTAATTGGTCAATTTTTTGCTATTGCTCATGCACTTCCTACTCCCATACCTACTCCAGTACAAGCAATTGTGGATTCTTTTCCTGATGTTTTTGCATCACCTACTGCACTTCCTCCACAGAGAAATTTGGACCATAAAATTCCTCTTAAACCAGATTCATTACCCACTTCACAGAAACCCTATATATGTCCTTACATTCATAAATCTTTAGTGGAACAACTGGTGCAAGCAATGATTTATACAGGGCTTATTCAACCTAGCAACAACCCGTTTGCTTCTTCCATTTTACTGGTGAAAAAGAAGAATGGGACATGGAGATTCTGTGTTGATTACAGAAAGCTCAATGAGTTGACTGTCAAGGATAAGTTTCTCATTCCCttaattgatgaattgttggatgAACTCAAAGGAGCTATTATCTTTACCAAAACTGACTTAAGATCTGGTTACCATCAAGTAAGAGTCTTTGGTCCTGATATATTTAAAACAGCTTTTAGAACTCACCATGGCCATTATGAATTCAAAGTCATGCCTTTTGGCCTTACAAATGCTC ATGGTGTAGCTGCTGACCCTGCAAAAATATCCGTTATGCAAACTTGGCCACTCCCTGCCAACTTAAGGCAATTAAGAGGATTCTTGGGCCTTATAGGGTACTATAGGAGGTTTATCAAGGGCTATGGTAACATATCTAAACCACTTACATATATACTTAAGAAGGATGCATTTCATTGGTCTGCAGCAGCTCAGGAAGCTTTCCAGGCTCTCAAGTATGAAATGACAAGAGCCCTAGTATTGGCATTACCTGACTTTACAAAGCAATTTATATTAGAAACTAATGCATGTGACAGAGGAGTGGGAGCAGTACTTATGCAAGAAGGCAGACCACTTTCTTTTTTCAGTAAAGCTTTGGGTCCTAAAACATTGGCATTATCCACTTATGAGAGAGAGCTTTTAGCCATTGTCATGGCAGTACAAAAATGGAGGTATTACCTCTCTCATAGTAATTTTATCATCCATACTGACCATCAAAGCTTACAACATTTAATGAATCAAAGACTCTCCACTACCCTACAACATAAGTGGCTAGTTAAATTGATGGGCTTTGACTATGTCATCAAATACAAAAAGGGCCAAGACAATGTGGTTGTTGATGCTCTGTCCAGACTGCCAACCATCTCTGCAGACTGCAATGCTCTCACATTGAGTACTCGTCAATGGACAAAAGATATCATATCCAGCTATGAATGTGACCCTGTAGCTcaacaacaaatttcagccctacTTGTCTCTCCTCCTCAGTCCAACTTTTCTTATTCACATGGCATACTGAGATTCAAGGGAAGACTATACATTGGTTCAGGTAATGATGTTAGACACTCTATCCTTTAA